A genome region from Bacteroidota bacterium includes the following:
- a CDS encoding FkbM family methyltransferase, with protein sequence MKKLFWKIFIAIDQRLKFPALQPGDIGIQLGYDMSAPVTSDLFLMANRVGKNGMVYGVDPDPNNKIIAAEIISKKNIPVTLIDKAVFSEPGTMTLLLGKKASWNQLRNIPVDTSVKYNGVELQVEMDTLDHIVAENNIPIQQIGHINVTINGAEYSALKGMHHILSTAENIALTVTTGRYDESRFINGEPDFKVTKQLLLSYGFKVRFRRIHKLIWWGFFVNTLIKRRWIYGKNNYGVIMAVKGNKRMPWYQSFS encoded by the coding sequence ATGAAAAAATTATTTTGGAAAATATTTATCGCCATTGATCAGCGATTAAAATTTCCTGCATTGCAGCCGGGTGATATTGGTATTCAACTTGGCTATGACATGAGTGCACCGGTTACATCCGATTTATTTTTAATGGCAAACCGCGTTGGAAAAAACGGAATGGTTTATGGTGTAGATCCTGATCCGAATAATAAAATTATTGCTGCGGAAATTATATCTAAAAAAAATATTCCGGTTACATTAATTGATAAAGCAGTATTCAGTGAACCTGGCACTATGACTTTATTACTTGGTAAAAAAGCCAGTTGGAATCAGTTGCGCAATATTCCGGTAGATACATCTGTAAAATATAATGGTGTTGAATTACAGGTTGAAATGGATACGCTGGATCATATTGTTGCAGAAAATAATATTCCCATTCAGCAAATCGGTCATATTAATGTTACCATTAATGGTGCTGAATACAGTGCATTAAAAGGTATGCACCACATTTTATCTACAGCAGAAAATATTGCACTCACTGTTACCACAGGCCGCTATGATGAATCGCGATTTATTAATGGTGAACCTGATTTTAAGGTAACCAAACAATTATTACTGAGTTATGGATTTAAAGTGCGTTTTCGCAGAATTCATAAGTTAATCTGGTGGGGATTTTTTGTCAATACACTCATCAAACGCCGCTGGATTTACGGCAAAAACAACTATGGGGTAATCATGGCTGTTAAAGGGAATAAACGGATGCCCTGGTATCAATCATTCAGTTGA
- a CDS encoding 6,7-dimethyl-8-ribityllumazine synthase, with amino-acid sequence MASKHQHLSLYREETVPNGDSFRLGIVVSEWNTDITEKLYQGCYNTLLKHHTKSEHIITVYVPGSYELPQAAQLLLESQELDAVICLGCIIKGETTHDMHIASAVAHGIMQLGMDYSTPVVFGVLTTENMQQAIDRSGGKYGNKGDESAITALKMAALREKLI; translated from the coding sequence ATGGCTTCAAAACATCAGCATCTTTCATTGTATAGGGAAGAAACTGTACCAAACGGTGATTCATTCCGACTCGGCATTGTTGTGTCGGAATGGAACACTGATATTACTGAAAAATTATATCAGGGATGTTATAATACCTTATTAAAACATCACACAAAATCGGAGCATATTATTACGGTTTATGTTCCGGGAAGTTATGAATTACCTCAGGCAGCACAACTACTGCTTGAATCGCAGGAATTAGATGCCGTAATTTGTTTAGGCTGCATTATTAAAGGTGAAACTACACACGATATGCATATTGCTTCTGCTGTTGCACATGGTATTATGCAATTAGGTATGGATTATTCAACACCGGTTGTATTTGGTGTACTTACTACAGAAAATATGCAACAGGCAATTGATCGCTCCGGTGGAAAATATGGCAATAAAGGTGATGAGTCTGCAATCACTGCATTAAAAATGGCTGCTTTACGCGAAAAGCTGATTTAA
- a CDS encoding MBL fold metallo-hydrolase, producing the protein MQLYSINAGLFKLDGGAMFGVVPKKIWNKLVPADENNLCTWAMRCLLVIAEGKVVLIDCGMGDKQDEKFFGHYEPHGDFSIAASLKQLGLVPADITDVFLTHLHFDHCGGAVTKTDKGKLIPTYENARYWTNERHWEWANNPNAREKASFLKENFIPLQQHGVLHFIEEHEDLFPGFSTIWTYGHTEAMMLPVIKYNGSKVVYCADLLPSAAHIPLPYVMGYDVRPLITIKEKEAFLKEACEKKHFLFFEHDSLNECCSLEKTDKGIRPKNYYALSELPVGSLF; encoded by the coding sequence ATGCAACTCTATTCGATAAATGCAGGACTATTTAAACTGGACGGTGGTGCCATGTTTGGTGTTGTGCCTAAAAAGATTTGGAATAAACTGGTTCCGGCAGATGAAAACAATTTGTGCACCTGGGCGATGCGCTGTTTGCTGGTAATTGCAGAGGGAAAAGTTGTGCTGATTGACTGTGGTATGGGCGATAAACAGGATGAAAAGTTTTTCGGCCATTATGAGCCACATGGAGATTTCAGTATTGCTGCTTCTTTAAAACAATTGGGTTTAGTGCCTGCAGATATTACCGATGTGTTTTTAACCCACTTACATTTTGACCATTGCGGAGGAGCTGTTACAAAAACCGATAAAGGCAAACTGATTCCTACATACGAAAATGCGCGCTATTGGACGAACGAACGTCACTGGGAATGGGCCAACAACCCTAATGCCCGGGAAAAAGCCTCTTTTTTAAAGGAAAATTTTATTCCCCTCCAGCAACATGGTGTTTTACATTTTATAGAAGAGCATGAAGATTTATTTCCGGGTTTCAGCACCATCTGGACATACGGACATACAGAGGCGATGATGTTGCCGGTTATAAAATATAATGGCAGCAAGGTGGTGTATTGCGCCGATTTACTGCCTAGCGCGGCCCATATTCCCCTCCCCTATGTGATGGGTTATGATGTGCGACCGCTGATCACCATTAAAGAAAAAGAAGCCTTTTTAAAGGAAGCCTGCGAGAAGAAACACTTTCTGTTTTTCGAACACGATAGTTTAAACGAATGTTGCAGTCTTGAAAAAACGGATAAAGGTATTCGACCTAAAAATTATTATGCCCTGAGCGAATTGCCCGTGGGGTCTTTATTCTGA